A section of the Triticum dicoccoides isolate Atlit2015 ecotype Zavitan chromosome 7A, WEW_v2.0, whole genome shotgun sequence genome encodes:
- the LOC119327608 gene encoding uncharacterized protein LOC119327608 produces the protein MSPYLLSGTTRHGWSSTPRLPRLAAAATTAVRQAPAPLLLCPPPLAVAAADQQMRCRRPFVYSDLRPRPRRLRRKPPCSLCSPSLPSRAPASVRLQRATETSPCPLTASASCVGRARPNCLPSSSWAEPMAGIQPPGDNGGGSDLRAPTPEGASSENARRPGSGSARCSALGWALGSLPLRHQDGGDRREGATTTMQHLLCAYKYNRSHYLSINQTASAINRLNRSSLPLTTEEKRTGSLLPPHPSSLPGSGCPPPHLQRHGRC, from the exons ATGAGCCCCTACCTTCTCTCAGGAACCACACGCCATGGCTGGAGCTCCACGCCCCGCCTTCCTCGCCTCGCTGCCGCAGCAACAACAGCAGTTCGCCAAGCCCCGGCACCGCTCCTCCTCTGCCCACCACCTTTGGCAGTCGCCGCCGCCGACCAGCAG ATGCGCTGCCGCCGTCCGTTCGTCTACAGCGACCTCCGGCCTCGCCCGCGCCGGCTCCGCCGCAAGCCGCCCTGCTCTCTGTGCTCGCCGTCGCTGCCATCCCGTGCGCCCGCCTCTGTTCGCCTGCAGCGAGCGACAGAGACATCCCCGTGCCCGTTGACCGCATCGGCCAGCTGCGTGGGCCGCGCCAGACCCAACTGCCTCCCCTCCAGctcctgggccgagcccatg GCAGGCATTCAGCCACCGGGCGACAATGGCGGCGGCAGCGACCTCCGGGCTCCTACTCCGGAAGGAGCTTCATCGGAGAATGCAAGAAGACCGGGGAGTGGGAGCGCTCGCTGCTCTGCTCTGGGCTGGGCTTTGGGGTCGCTTCCTTTGCGCCACCAGGATGGAGGCGACCGGAGGGAGGGAGCAACGACGACGATGCAACACCTCCTCTGCGCCTATAAATACAACAGAAGCCATTATCTATCGATCAATCAAACCGCTTCGGCTATCAATCGTCTCAATCGTTCCTCCCTCCCGCTAACAACAGAAGAGAAGAGAACAGGctcccttcttcctccccacccgtCTTCCCTGCCCGGTTCCGGCTGCCCCCCACCCCACCTCCAACGCCATGGCCGctgttag